A window of Pedococcus aerophilus contains these coding sequences:
- a CDS encoding YlbL family protein, with protein MSSPGMTPSPITEPGQRGGPGHSDPYRLGRRSSASLIGLFLAIALGALSTLVGLPYVVMKPGPITNTLGQLGGKDLITVAGAQTYPTEGALDFTTVRVSGGPGYRVTVWDVLKGAIDPSEEVVDEEVYFPKGVTDKQVEEESTAEMIDSQQEAIAVALKATGQKVTTHTVIGQVADDAPSAALLKAGDEVLAVDGKTVDGPESIRAAIGTHTAGETVQLRLKRGSETVDVAAKTRDSGGRVTVGVFLGTRFDFPIDVKIDAGNVGGPSAGTMFALGVYDRLTPGALTGGKKIAGTGTIDAAGTVGPIGGIRQKLVGAHDGGAKFFLAPADNCDEVVDHVPDGLTVVRISTFDEAKNSVEAIAAGRADSLPTCTK; from the coding sequence GTGAGCTCACCCGGTATGACGCCGTCCCCGATCACCGAGCCGGGACAGCGTGGGGGACCGGGCCACTCCGACCCCTACCGCCTGGGTCGGCGCTCGTCGGCCAGCCTCATCGGCCTGTTCCTCGCGATCGCCCTCGGGGCACTGTCCACGCTGGTCGGGCTGCCCTACGTCGTGATGAAGCCCGGTCCGATCACCAACACGCTCGGCCAGCTCGGTGGCAAGGACCTCATCACGGTGGCCGGGGCGCAGACGTACCCGACCGAGGGGGCCCTCGACTTCACCACGGTCCGCGTGTCCGGCGGTCCGGGCTACCGCGTCACCGTATGGGACGTCCTCAAGGGCGCCATCGACCCCAGCGAGGAGGTCGTCGACGAGGAGGTCTACTTCCCCAAGGGCGTGACCGACAAACAGGTGGAGGAGGAGAGCACCGCCGAGATGATCGACTCCCAGCAGGAGGCGATCGCCGTCGCGCTCAAGGCGACCGGCCAGAAGGTCACCACGCACACCGTCATCGGCCAGGTCGCCGACGACGCTCCGTCGGCCGCCCTGCTCAAGGCCGGCGACGAGGTGCTCGCCGTGGACGGCAAGACCGTCGACGGCCCCGAGTCCATCCGGGCGGCCATCGGCACCCACACCGCGGGCGAGACGGTGCAGCTGCGGCTCAAGCGCGGCAGCGAGACGGTCGACGTCGCCGCGAAGACCCGGGACTCCGGTGGACGGGTGACCGTGGGGGTGTTCCTCGGGACGCGGTTCGACTTCCCGATCGATGTGAAGATCGACGCCGGAAATGTCGGCGGGCCCTCTGCCGGAACGATGTTCGCACTCGGCGTCTACGACCGCCTCACCCCCGGCGCGCTGACCGGTGGCAAGAAGATCGCCGGCACCGGGACCATCGACGCCGCCGGCACCGTCGGGCCGATCGGTGGCATCCGCCAGAAGCTCGTCGGGGCGCACGACGGGGGAGCGAAGTTCTTCCTCGCGCCCGCCGACAACTGCGACGAGGTCGTCGACCACGTGCCGGACGGCCTGACCGTCGTGCGGATAAGCACGTTCGACGAGGCGAAGAACTCGGTCGAGGCCATCGCCGCCGGGCGGGCCGACAGCCTGCCGACCTGCACGAAGTAG
- a CDS encoding UPF0182 family protein, with amino-acid sequence MSSSEWFGQDRPGGEGGRGEGTPRPGGAGAGGRRPPTLNFRRRRGPLAPTILILVVLGFLGSIGASLWTEVLWFQSVGYTNVFTTQLVTKVVLFVIGFVITAALVASSLLIAYRTRPIYAPVTAQQQSLDQYREAIEPLRKVAIIAVPAVLGLLAGTGAAGQWQTFLLWRNGSSFGTKDPQFNLDLSFFVFTLPWIRFLLGFLTMALVMALLAAAFTHYVYGGLQIQTRAERTTRATRTHLAILVAVLVLVRAATYWFDRYSLSTKDSTLLTGIRYTDANAVLPAKAILAVAAIMVAGIFIASIWTRSWRLPVVGVALLVITSLVVGNIYPALVQRFQVRPSEKSLEQPYIERSIKATRAAYGIEDIKTTPYTATTEASQGQLRDDAETIPGIRLVDPIVVSPTFKQLQSVKSYYAFPDALDVDRYEVDGKVRDTVVAVRELDLAGVPNNQRNWLNDHTVYTHGYGAVAAYGNQRTADGEPVFYERNIPPSGALGEYEPRVYFGEKSPTYSIVGAAAGASPREFDYPDNSAAGQKNNTYSGKGGVALSSFPRQAAYALKYRELNLLLSDAVTDNSRILDHREPLERVERVAPWLTPDGNPYPAVVDGRIQWIIDGYTTSADYPYSRLTEVDSATSDSVTARSSAVQAIGVGKVNYMRNSVKATVDAYDGSVKLYSWDDKDPVLKAWSAAFDNTVRPMSEISGDLMSHLRYPEDLFKVQRQLLTRYHVTDAASFYGGQDFWEVPEDPAQEQRNVDQPPYYLTLKMPDQDAAKFSLTTTFKPVGDRQVLSGFLSVDADAGTTAGKPSADYGTLRLLELPKDSQVRGPGQVQNDINSSNQTSAAFSLTLSQFLNNARQQGSRVTLGNLLTLPVGGGLLYVQPIYVSANSTTAFPLSRATVVAFGNKLAWSDTLDGALDGLFGGNSGATAGDSGTGGGTGTGSTPTPTPSPSTSGGTPTPSPSTSSPSGGTGVADPAALAAALADIQAAYAEGQEALRKNDFAAYGTAQKKLDDAIKRAVAASPKGGSVTVSPSPSASATTPAPSATTP; translated from the coding sequence GTGAGTTCTTCAGAGTGGTTCGGGCAGGACCGACCGGGCGGCGAAGGCGGTCGGGGCGAGGGCACGCCGCGACCCGGTGGGGCAGGGGCCGGCGGTCGTCGCCCCCCGACCCTGAACTTCCGCAGGCGTCGCGGCCCGCTGGCGCCGACGATCCTCATCCTCGTGGTCCTCGGCTTCCTCGGCTCGATCGGCGCATCGCTGTGGACCGAGGTGCTGTGGTTCCAGTCGGTCGGCTACACCAACGTCTTCACGACGCAGCTGGTCACCAAGGTCGTGCTGTTCGTCATCGGCTTCGTCATCACCGCGGCTCTCGTGGCCTCCAGCCTGCTCATCGCCTACCGCACGCGCCCGATCTACGCGCCAGTCACGGCCCAGCAGCAGAGCCTCGACCAGTACCGCGAGGCCATCGAGCCGCTGCGCAAGGTCGCGATCATCGCGGTCCCCGCCGTCCTCGGCCTGCTCGCGGGCACCGGTGCCGCCGGGCAGTGGCAGACGTTCCTGCTCTGGCGCAACGGCAGCTCGTTCGGCACCAAGGACCCGCAGTTCAACCTCGACCTGTCCTTCTTCGTCTTCACCCTGCCGTGGATCCGGTTCCTGCTGGGCTTCCTCACCATGGCCCTCGTCATGGCGCTGCTGGCCGCGGCGTTCACGCACTACGTCTACGGCGGGCTCCAGATCCAGACGCGAGCCGAGCGCACCACTCGCGCCACCCGGACGCACCTCGCGATCCTCGTCGCGGTCCTCGTGCTCGTGCGGGCAGCGACCTACTGGTTCGACCGCTACTCGTTGTCCACCAAGGACTCCACGCTGCTGACCGGCATCAGGTACACCGACGCCAACGCGGTCCTGCCGGCCAAGGCGATCCTGGCCGTGGCCGCGATCATGGTGGCGGGCATCTTCATCGCCTCGATCTGGACGCGCTCGTGGCGCCTGCCCGTCGTCGGTGTCGCGCTGCTCGTCATCACCTCCCTCGTCGTGGGCAACATCTACCCGGCGCTGGTCCAGCGCTTCCAGGTGCGCCCGTCCGAGAAGTCGCTGGAGCAGCCGTACATCGAGCGCAGCATCAAGGCGACCCGCGCCGCCTACGGCATCGAGGACATCAAGACCACGCCGTACACGGCGACGACCGAGGCCAGCCAGGGCCAGCTGCGCGACGACGCGGAGACGATCCCCGGCATCCGCCTGGTGGACCCGATCGTGGTGTCGCCGACGTTCAAGCAGCTCCAGTCGGTGAAGTCCTACTACGCCTTCCCTGACGCCCTCGACGTCGACCGCTACGAGGTCGACGGCAAGGTCCGCGACACCGTGGTGGCCGTCCGCGAGCTCGACCTCGCCGGGGTGCCGAACAACCAGCGCAACTGGCTCAACGACCATACGGTCTACACCCACGGCTACGGCGCCGTCGCCGCGTACGGGAACCAGCGCACGGCCGACGGTGAGCCGGTCTTCTACGAGCGCAACATCCCGCCGTCGGGCGCCCTCGGGGAGTACGAGCCGCGCGTCTACTTCGGTGAGAAGTCGCCGACCTACTCCATCGTGGGTGCGGCAGCAGGTGCCTCGCCGCGCGAGTTCGACTACCCCGACAACAGCGCTGCCGGGCAGAAGAACAACACCTACTCCGGCAAGGGTGGCGTCGCGCTCAGCTCCTTCCCGCGCCAGGCCGCGTACGCCCTGAAGTACCGCGAGCTCAACCTCCTGCTCTCGGACGCGGTGACCGACAACAGCCGCATCCTCGACCACCGTGAGCCGCTCGAGCGCGTCGAGCGGGTGGCGCCGTGGCTGACCCCCGACGGCAACCCGTACCCCGCGGTGGTGGACGGCCGGATCCAGTGGATCATCGACGGCTACACCACCTCGGCGGACTACCCGTACTCGCGCCTGACCGAGGTCGACAGCGCGACGTCCGACTCCGTCACCGCGCGCTCCAGCGCCGTCCAGGCGATCGGCGTGGGCAAGGTCAACTACATGCGGAACTCGGTCAAGGCGACCGTGGACGCGTACGACGGCTCGGTCAAGCTGTACTCGTGGGACGACAAGGACCCGGTGCTCAAGGCGTGGAGCGCGGCCTTCGACAACACGGTGCGCCCCATGTCGGAGATCAGCGGCGACCTCATGTCGCACCTGCGCTACCCCGAGGACCTGTTCAAGGTCCAGCGACAGCTGCTCACCCGCTACCACGTCACCGACGCGGCCTCCTTCTACGGCGGCCAGGACTTCTGGGAGGTCCCCGAGGACCCGGCCCAGGAGCAGCGGAACGTCGACCAGCCGCCGTACTACCTGACGCTGAAGATGCCCGACCAGGACGCTGCCAAGTTCTCCCTGACGACGACCTTCAAGCCGGTCGGTGACCGCCAGGTGCTCTCGGGCTTCCTGTCGGTGGACGCCGACGCGGGGACGACGGCGGGCAAGCCCAGCGCCGACTACGGCACGCTGCGCCTGCTCGAGCTCCCGAAGGACAGCCAGGTCCGAGGACCCGGCCAGGTCCAGAACGACATCAACTCGTCGAACCAGACCTCGGCCGCGTTCAGCCTGACGCTGTCGCAGTTCCTCAACAACGCGCGCCAGCAGGGCTCGCGGGTGACGCTCGGCAACCTGCTGACCCTCCCGGTCGGTGGCGGACTGCTCTACGTCCAGCCGATCTACGTCAGCGCCAACAGCACCACGGCGTTCCCGCTGTCCCGCGCCACGGTGGTGGCGTTCGGCAACAAGCTCGCGTGGTCGGACACCCTCGACGGAGCCCTCGACGGACTCTTCGGCGGAAACTCTGGAGCCACCGCGGGTGACTCCGGCACCGGTGGCGGCACGGGCACGGGAAGCACGCCGACCCCGACGCCCAGCCCGAGCACCAGCGGCGGTACCCCGACGCCCAGCCCGAGCACGTCGAGCCCGTCCGGTGGCACGGGGGTGGCCGACCCGGCTGCGCTGGCCGCCGCGCTCGCCGACATCCAGGCGGCGTACGCCGAAGGCCAGGAAGCGTTGCGCAAGAACGACTTCGCGGCCTACGGCACGGCGCAGAAGAAGCTCGACGACGCGATCAAGCGGGCCGTGGCCGCCTCGCCGAAGGGCGGCAGCGTCACCGTGTCGCCGTCTCCGTCGGCCAGCGCGACCACGCCGGCGCCGAGCGCGACGACCCCGTGA
- a CDS encoding rhodanese-like domain-containing protein: MTCPTNTTPTGARLRRPAALDAQAVQDWLTATDGPRLLDVRSPAEFTTAHIPGSYNVPLDLLREHATELRTHLGDDVVLVCRSGARAAQAETVLATTGLENLHVLAGGITAWEAVGGPLTRGAQTWELERQVRLVAGSIVLAGVLTSTVVPWTKWISAGIGAGLTGAAVTNSCAMGMLLSKLPYNRRNALELAAVLRDLRDDL; the protein is encoded by the coding sequence ATGACCTGCCCCACGAACACCACCCCGACCGGCGCCCGGCTGCGCCGCCCGGCCGCCCTGGACGCTCAGGCGGTCCAGGACTGGCTCACCGCGACGGACGGACCCCGACTGCTCGACGTGCGCAGCCCCGCCGAGTTCACGACCGCGCACATCCCCGGGTCCTACAACGTCCCCTTGGACCTGCTGCGCGAACACGCAACGGAGCTACGCACCCATCTGGGAGACGACGTCGTCCTGGTCTGCCGCTCCGGTGCCCGCGCCGCCCAGGCTGAAACCGTGCTTGCCACCACTGGTCTGGAGAACCTGCACGTCCTGGCCGGTGGCATCACCGCCTGGGAAGCCGTCGGTGGCCCCCTGACGCGCGGCGCGCAGACGTGGGAACTCGAACGGCAGGTGCGCCTGGTCGCCGGCAGCATCGTGTTGGCCGGGGTGCTGACCAGCACCGTCGTCCCATGGACCAAGTGGATCTCTGCCGGCATCGGTGCGGGCCTGACGGGAGCAGCCGTGACGAACAGCTGCGCCATGGGCATGCTGCTGTCCAAGCTGCCGTACAACCGTCGCAACGCCCTTGAGCTGGCGGCAGTCCTGCGCGACCTGCGAGACGACCTGTAG
- a CDS encoding metal-sensitive transcriptional regulator, with translation MVTLNTDDMTPVINRLRRAQGQLGGVIRLIEEGRDCRDVVTQLAAVNRALDRAGFAIVSSGMRECMSSPDGINAEDQATMEKLFLTLA, from the coding sequence ATGGTCACCCTCAACACCGACGACATGACCCCTGTCATCAACCGCCTGCGCCGCGCGCAGGGCCAGCTCGGCGGCGTCATCCGCCTCATCGAAGAAGGCCGCGACTGCCGCGACGTCGTCACCCAGCTGGCCGCCGTCAACCGTGCCCTCGACCGCGCCGGCTTCGCCATCGTGTCCTCCGGAATGCGTGAGTGCATGTCCTCACCCGACGGCATCAACGCCGAGGACCAGGCCACCATGGAGAAGCTCTTCCTCACCCTCGCCTGA
- a CDS encoding sulfite exporter TauE/SafE family protein, whose amino-acid sequence MSPLVLPLGLLIGLALGALGGGGSILTVPALVYLLSQDPRAATTSSLLIVGATSLIALVPHARSGRVRFGQGLMFGALGTAGSFAGSALAAHVDPQVLLTAFAGLMLAVATLMIRRSLLSTGVAGDLEDPTVEPILTFNPITCACPRLAKVVVTATAAGLLTGFFGVGGGFVLVPALVLALSFPMPVAVGTSLLVIAVNSATALTARITVGSTHLDWNLIAGFTAAAVVGSLFGGRITSRVKPSHLTRAFAVLLVAVALYTAARSVPALF is encoded by the coding sequence GTGTCGCCCTTGGTACTACCCCTTGGACTGCTCATCGGCCTCGCGCTCGGTGCGCTCGGCGGTGGTGGGTCCATCCTCACCGTCCCCGCCCTGGTCTACCTGCTCAGCCAGGACCCGCGTGCGGCCACGACCAGCTCGCTGCTCATCGTCGGAGCCACGTCCCTCATCGCCCTGGTCCCGCACGCCCGATCCGGCCGGGTCCGGTTCGGTCAAGGCCTGATGTTCGGCGCCCTCGGTACCGCAGGGTCTTTCGCCGGCTCAGCACTTGCCGCTCACGTCGACCCACAGGTCCTGCTGACCGCGTTCGCCGGGCTCATGCTCGCGGTCGCCACGCTGATGATTCGCCGCTCACTTCTCAGCACCGGCGTCGCGGGTGACCTCGAGGACCCCACGGTTGAGCCCATCCTCACGTTCAACCCCATCACGTGCGCCTGCCCTCGGCTGGCGAAGGTCGTGGTCACCGCGACCGCGGCGGGCCTGCTCACCGGGTTCTTCGGCGTCGGCGGCGGATTTGTCCTCGTCCCGGCACTCGTGCTGGCCCTGTCGTTCCCGATGCCCGTCGCCGTCGGCACCTCCCTGCTCGTCATCGCGGTCAACAGCGCCACCGCCCTGACCGCCCGCATCACCGTCGGCAGCACCCACCTGGACTGGAATCTCATCGCCGGGTTCACAGCCGCTGCCGTCGTCGGGAGCCTGTTCGGCGGACGCATCACCTCGCGCGTCAAGCCCTCCCACCTGACGCGTGCGTTTGCCGTCCTGCTCGTCGCCGTCGCGCTGTACACGGCTGCACGCAGCGTCCCCGCCCTGTTCTGA
- a CDS encoding NAD(P)H-binding protein translates to MAVVGTADAASEAVLRALLTAAARGHAAPGEPGTESRIGTVVAVDTERPTVGGVEFRLADPADPALVKALAGVHAAAYVAASTDLEQDLALGTRPRRERNLRRAQTVITAAAAAGVRHLVVVTGAQVYGALPDNPVPLADDAPLRAPADEGQVGDLMDVEQLVAVARDVHPGLRLTVVRPAALVGDGVDTVTTRHFEAPRLLTVRGADAAWQFCHVDDLGSAVAVVVARGVEGAVSVGAPGHLTQGDLERLTGMRQVELSLNAAMGTADRLHRVGVLPAPASDLAFVAFPWAVSSETLLGRGWVPVHDNETCLGVLLDAIRGSHAVAARRLDRKDAALGAASAAVALVGTAAIMRRRRKKGVTG, encoded by the coding sequence GTGGCCGTCGTGGGTACCGCCGACGCAGCCAGCGAAGCCGTCCTCCGGGCCCTGCTCACCGCGGCAGCGCGCGGGCACGCCGCCCCCGGCGAGCCCGGCACCGAGTCGCGCATCGGCACGGTGGTGGCCGTCGACACCGAACGCCCCACCGTCGGCGGGGTCGAGTTCCGCCTCGCCGACCCGGCCGACCCCGCGCTGGTGAAGGCGCTCGCCGGCGTCCACGCCGCGGCATACGTGGCAGCGAGCACCGACCTCGAGCAGGACCTGGCGCTCGGCACCCGACCGCGCCGCGAGCGGAATCTGCGGCGCGCGCAGACCGTGATCACCGCGGCCGCCGCGGCGGGCGTGCGGCACCTCGTCGTGGTCACCGGGGCGCAGGTGTACGGCGCCCTCCCGGACAACCCCGTGCCCCTCGCCGACGACGCCCCGCTGCGTGCGCCGGCGGACGAGGGGCAGGTCGGCGACCTCATGGACGTCGAGCAGCTCGTGGCCGTCGCTCGAGACGTCCACCCCGGTCTGCGCCTCACGGTCGTGCGCCCGGCGGCGCTCGTCGGCGACGGCGTCGACACCGTCACGACACGGCACTTCGAGGCGCCCCGGCTGCTGACGGTGCGCGGCGCCGACGCGGCGTGGCAGTTCTGCCACGTCGACGACCTCGGGTCCGCCGTGGCGGTCGTCGTCGCGCGTGGTGTCGAGGGTGCGGTGTCCGTCGGGGCACCGGGTCACCTGACCCAGGGCGACCTCGAGCGGCTCACCGGGATGCGCCAGGTCGAGCTCAGCCTGAACGCCGCGATGGGAACTGCCGACCGCCTCCACCGCGTTGGGGTCTTGCCGGCTCCCGCCAGCGACCTGGCCTTCGTGGCCTTCCCGTGGGCGGTGTCCTCCGAGACCCTCCTGGGTCGCGGTTGGGTGCCGGTCCATGACAATGAGACGTGCCTCGGTGTCCTGCTGGACGCCATCAGGGGCTCACACGCGGTCGCGGCGAGACGCCTGGATCGCAAGGACGCCGCCCTGGGGGCGGCCAGTGCCGCGGTCGCCCTCGTGGGGACCGCGGCGATCATGCGGCGTCGCCGCAAGAAGGGTGTGACCGGATGA
- a CDS encoding PPA1309 family protein, translating to MRHDGRVSQTSQPVADPLSIAALDTEKHVAASGWDQNPRLFALVPTSDLVAREPHLRAQLKGADLAEGALSAIEQEDLPKTSNLESLLGGIAWPESVVGAALAVERIVVPPEAERDLPVHAESAVDALAAHPKRQDVRLLVAVTRDGQSRCLLRQRAHDRDDQVALGEDIAPGLVHALRATLQG from the coding sequence ATGCGGCACGATGGGCGCGTGAGCCAGACGTCCCAACCTGTCGCCGACCCGCTGTCCATCGCTGCCCTCGACACCGAGAAGCACGTCGCAGCCTCCGGCTGGGACCAGAACCCGCGACTCTTCGCCCTGGTGCCGACCTCCGACCTGGTGGCCCGCGAGCCGCACCTGCGCGCCCAGCTCAAGGGGGCCGACCTCGCCGAGGGCGCGCTCAGCGCCATCGAGCAGGAGGACCTGCCGAAGACCTCCAACCTCGAGTCGCTCCTCGGCGGCATCGCCTGGCCCGAGAGCGTCGTAGGCGCAGCCCTGGCCGTCGAGCGGATCGTCGTGCCGCCGGAGGCCGAGCGCGACCTCCCGGTGCACGCCGAGTCCGCCGTCGACGCCCTGGCGGCCCACCCCAAGCGTCAGGACGTCCGACTCCTCGTCGCGGTCACCCGTGACGGCCAGAGCCGGTGCCTGCTGCGCCAGCGCGCCCACGACCGCGACGACCAGGTGGCCCTCGGCGAGGACATCGCCCCGGGCCTGGTCCACGCGCTGCGCGCCACCCTCCAGGGCTGA
- a CDS encoding DUF302 domain-containing protein produces the protein MSYALTATVNQPFAPTLEATRAALADQGFGVLTEIDLAATLKAKLDADIPAQVILGACRPPLAYAAVQAEPSIGLLLPCNVVVRAVDDTTTLVEAMDPEVMVTMTRNESLTDVAADARERLIGALDSLTA, from the coding sequence GTGAGCTACGCCCTGACCGCCACCGTGAACCAGCCGTTCGCACCGACGCTCGAGGCCACCCGGGCGGCCTTGGCCGACCAAGGCTTCGGCGTCCTGACCGAGATCGACCTTGCCGCGACCCTCAAGGCCAAGCTCGACGCCGACATCCCGGCCCAGGTCATCCTCGGCGCCTGCCGGCCCCCGCTGGCGTACGCAGCCGTGCAGGCCGAACCGTCCATCGGGCTGCTGTTGCCGTGCAACGTCGTCGTGCGAGCCGTCGACGACACCACCACCCTCGTCGAAGCCATGGACCCCGAGGTCATGGTCACCATGACCCGCAACGAGAGCCTCACCGATGTCGCCGCCGACGCCCGCGAGAGACTCATCGGAGCCCTCGACTCCTTGACCGCCTGA
- a CDS encoding cupin domain-containing protein, protein MTLGGFTLGRGVFELGWRWSDDVKPIAGTESCPVHHTGKCRSGQMTVRFTDGTELEVGPGDVLDIYPGHDAWTVGEEPYVLVDTGVAAYAVPS, encoded by the coding sequence GTGACGCTCGGCGGCTTCACCCTTGGCCGAGGCGTCTTCGAGCTGGGCTGGCGCTGGTCCGACGACGTCAAGCCCATAGCCGGGACGGAGTCGTGCCCGGTCCACCACACCGGGAAGTGCCGGTCCGGGCAGATGACCGTGCGATTCACGGACGGCACCGAGCTCGAGGTGGGTCCGGGGGACGTCCTGGACATCTACCCCGGCCACGATGCCTGGACCGTGGGCGAGGAACCCTACGTCCTGGTGGACACCGGAGTCGCCGCGTACGCGGTCCCCAGCTGA
- a CDS encoding molybdenum cofactor biosynthesis protein MoaE, whose translation MSEPTTGSTSELSTSAEVVLCDVRDEALSVDEVLGLVRHPQCGGIALFVGVVRDHDHGAPVTALDYSAHPSVVDALAKVCQEVAERHPVARLGAVHRVGHLEIGDMAVVAAVSAPHRGQAFDACRDLIDTLKSTVPIWKHQQFTDGSDEWVGLP comes from the coding sequence ATGAGCGAGCCGACCACGGGGTCGACCAGCGAGCTGTCGACCAGCGCGGAGGTCGTCCTCTGCGACGTCCGTGACGAGGCGCTCAGCGTCGACGAGGTCCTCGGCCTCGTGCGGCACCCCCAGTGCGGCGGGATCGCGCTGTTCGTCGGGGTCGTGCGCGACCACGACCACGGGGCACCGGTCACCGCCCTCGACTACTCGGCGCACCCCAGCGTCGTCGACGCGCTCGCCAAGGTCTGCCAGGAGGTGGCCGAGCGCCACCCCGTCGCCCGTCTGGGTGCCGTGCACCGCGTCGGTCACCTCGAGATCGGTGACATGGCCGTCGTCGCCGCCGTGTCCGCGCCCCACCGCGGGCAGGCGTTCGACGCCTGCCGCGACCTGATCGACACCCTGAAGTCGACCGTCCCGATCTGGAAGCACCAGCAGTTCACCGACGGGTCGGACGAGTGGGTGGGCCTCCCGTGA
- a CDS encoding rhodanese-like domain-containing protein yields the protein MKASSQMSEVSLDAFTAAHADGACVIDVREPGEYVGGHVPGAVLMPMGQLSSRTSELDRNRPVYVICAGGNRSGAMTDYLVHAGFDALSVAGGTAAWVTSGRAVVTGQRPTA from the coding sequence ATGAAGGCGAGCAGTCAGATGTCCGAGGTCAGCCTCGATGCGTTCACCGCAGCCCACGCCGACGGCGCATGCGTCATCGACGTCCGCGAGCCCGGCGAGTACGTCGGTGGTCACGTCCCCGGCGCTGTGCTGATGCCGATGGGACAGCTGTCCTCGCGCACGTCTGAGCTCGACCGGAACCGCCCCGTGTACGTCATCTGCGCCGGCGGCAACCGCTCCGGCGCCATGACCGACTACCTCGTCCACGCCGGCTTCGACGCCCTGTCCGTGGCGGGCGGCACCGCCGCCTGGGTCACCAGCGGCCGCGCGGTCGTGACTGGTCAGCGCCCCACCGCCTGA
- a CDS encoding MBL fold metallo-hydrolase, translating to MNTSTSTTVSTPVIIPIDTPTLGDRSYLAHDGQVAVVIDPQRDIDRVLALASDAGVRITDVFETHIHNDYVTGGLALAQATGARYHVNAADDVAYERSPISDDDVVEVSPTMRVRAIATPGHTFTHLSYALEAAPGDGEAFEPVGVFTGGSLLFGATGRPDLLGHDHTHDLVHHQFASAHRLAEELPEHTHVLPTHGFGSFCSTGSTGDTTASTIGDEKRQNPALTRDQERWVADTLAGLDAYPAYYAHMAPANEAGPSAPDLTAPQTVDKVTLAAHIAAGEWVVDLRTRTAFAAGHVTGTLNFGLDGQFATYLGWLIPWGTPLTLLGDSAEQVADAQRELVRIGIDHLEGAATGTPDQWTDNPLGSFERAVFADLAQVRHHRPVTVLDVRRASEFDDGHIDGAVNIPLHELLSRIGDVPAGEVWVHCAGGYRASIAASVLAARGIPIVAVDDSFGENAASSGMPITAAA from the coding sequence ATGAACACCAGCACGAGCACGACCGTAAGCACCCCGGTCATCATCCCCATCGACACCCCCACCCTCGGGGACCGCTCCTACCTCGCCCATGACGGCCAGGTCGCTGTGGTCATCGACCCACAACGCGACATCGACCGGGTCCTGGCCCTGGCGTCCGACGCCGGTGTGCGCATCACCGACGTCTTCGAGACCCACATCCACAACGACTACGTGACCGGTGGGCTGGCCCTCGCGCAGGCGACCGGCGCCCGCTACCACGTCAACGCGGCCGATGACGTGGCCTACGAGCGCTCCCCCATCAGCGACGACGATGTCGTCGAGGTGTCCCCCACGATGCGGGTCCGCGCCATCGCCACCCCCGGCCACACCTTCACGCACCTGTCCTACGCCCTTGAGGCTGCACCCGGTGATGGTGAGGCATTCGAGCCGGTCGGCGTCTTCACCGGTGGGTCGCTGCTCTTCGGCGCCACCGGACGGCCGGACCTGCTCGGACACGACCACACCCACGACCTGGTCCACCACCAGTTCGCCTCGGCGCACCGCCTCGCCGAGGAGCTGCCCGAGCACACCCACGTCCTGCCCACCCACGGCTTCGGGTCCTTCTGCTCCACCGGTTCCACCGGTGACACCACCGCCTCCACCATCGGTGACGAGAAGCGCCAGAACCCCGCCCTGACCCGAGACCAGGAGCGCTGGGTCGCCGACACCCTGGCCGGCCTGGACGCCTACCCGGCTTACTACGCCCACATGGCCCCAGCCAACGAGGCCGGCCCGAGCGCGCCCGACCTGACCGCGCCGCAGACGGTCGACAAGGTCACCCTCGCTGCGCACATCGCGGCCGGAGAATGGGTGGTCGACCTGCGCACCCGCACCGCGTTCGCCGCCGGCCACGTCACCGGCACCCTGAACTTCGGCCTCGACGGCCAGTTCGCCACCTACCTCGGCTGGCTCATCCCGTGGGGCACGCCACTGACCCTGCTCGGCGACAGCGCGGAGCAGGTCGCCGACGCGCAGCGTGAGCTGGTCCGCATCGGCATCGACCACCTCGAAGGCGCCGCGACCGGCACCCCGGACCAGTGGACCGACAACCCGCTCGGAAGCTTCGAGCGGGCCGTCTTCGCCGACCTGGCCCAGGTCCGTCACCACCGGCCCGTCACCGTCCTGGACGTCCGCCGGGCGTCGGAGTTCGACGACGGGCACATCGACGGCGCCGTGAACATCCCGCTCCACGAGCTGCTTTCCCGCATCGGCGACGTCCCAGCCGGTGAGGTGTGGGTGCACTGCGCCGGCGGCTACCGCGCCTCCATCGCCGCCTCCGTCCTCGCCGCCCGCGGCATCCCGATCGTGGCGGTGGACGACAGCTTCGGGGAGAACGCCGCCAGCTCCGGCATGCCCATCACCGCAGCAGCCTGA